From the Melioribacteraceae bacterium 4301-Me genome, the window TCCTGCTATTAAAACTGAAGGCAAGGGGGAGAAAGCTGTAAATAGATAAATTAAAACGAGTAATTTTTTTTTCATTACTACCTCTAAGTTGCAATAGTAATCTTTGTTAAGAGAAGCAGATAAACTAACCCCTCTTCTTCATCAATCTATGTTTAGCATATAAAAAAGAGGGGGTATAAAATATTTCACTAAATAATAAGCTGCTGCTCAATTTATATTTTTATAAAACTATGTTTACCGCAAATATCTACTTAGATTAATATCCTAATGTAATTTTTATTTGATTAACTGCATTTTTTTAGATATAACATTGTTACCCGCAGTAAGCTTATAAATATAAGTTCCACTTGCTAAACCTGAAGCATCGAACTTAATTTCAAATTTTCCTGCGTTCATTTGTTCATTGCTAATTAATGTGGTGACCTCACGTCCCAAAATATCATAAACTTTCAAAGTTACGTTTGTACTTACAGAAAGTCCAAATCTAATAATAGTTGTTGGGTTAAATGGGTTAGGATAATTTTGTTCTAAATAAATATTTGTCGGAAGTTCACCACGAGTAATTTCTCTTACAGCTGTGGGAGTATGTTTAAGTTCTACGATTGCAAGGTCCGCAGTGGTATCATTAGAAACCCCTCTGGTATAGCCTTGGGTATAAAGTACTTCGTCATCAGTATCGCCGTCAATGTTAGCTATGTAAACAACATCGAGTTGCCCACCAGTTCCTCCAGGGGCAGGTACTAGCAATGAATCAATTATTGATGTTTTATAATTAGCGCGGTCGGAAATGTCTCCCCCTTGAAATTCAACTCTAAGGACAGCATTATTTGGAACACTTGCTGGACTGCCTCTAGTACCAAATACAAAATCCAATTTGCCGTCACTGTCAAGATCTCCTTTTGCAGCGCCATTAAGTGTGTGCACATCAATTAGTGTGTCGGTAACATCAAAAGTTTGTAGAGTATCACCAGCTTGTTTAAGAACAAAAACTCTAGTGGGATTACCCCAGCCGCCTAAAACAATTTCATCAACGCCATCACCATCTAAATCGGCAGTTACTGAACCTTTAAAAGAGCCGTATTCGTTTGCTACACCATGTAATGGAGGTAACGATGTCCATGTTCCATCAGCGTACTTTACAGGATATACTAAACCGTTGCCCCCAAAAAGATAAATAATATTACCAATAATACTAAAATCGTATTTTGCACCTGTGCCAGATAAGTTTGGGTCATTAAAACCACTTGCTTCGAGTGTCCATGTTTCAGAGCCGTCACCGTTATCCGGAATGTTGCTTACTGAAAGAACGCCGTATTGATAAGAGTTTCCCCTTTCAACGAAAATTAGTTCATCAGTTCCGTCGTTATCAATATCGCGAATTTCAAATTTTATTGGCCTCAAATTTATGCCATCTCCCTTTACTATTGGAGTGCTGGCATTAGGGTTAAATCCGCCGAAACCATCATCAACTCCCATATTGTCACTTCCGTCACCTGGGTATTCATATACCAAGATTCTTGGCAGTTCGGGATAAGGACTATAATTAACTGGTCCCCAGTATATTTCCGGTTTACCGTCCTTATCTAAATCACCCCATGTTAGCGCTGGCCATGTATTTTGAAGCGTTAAAGGAGCTACTGCACTCCAAACGGAATCCCACGTAGCCGTAGCTTCGTTCCATTCAAACTTGTAAATTCGTGGGATAAGCTCACCATCCCTATCAACAAAATTAGTATTGCACGCATAGATTTCAGTCCGACCATCACCGTCAAAATCTACCCCAGCAATAACACCCCCAAATCCACCACCCCCTGTTTCATATTTAAGGATTGGAATAGTAGATGTTCTCTGAAAAACATCCTGTGCTGTTAATAGTGATGATGAGATAAATAGAACTAAAAATAAAAAGGAAAAACGCTTCATAACCCCTCCTTGTTTTTTAATGTTGTTTTAAATGTAGTTAAAATTAAATTAAATAAAAATTCCTGCTCTCCATTTTGGAATTCTTTATTGTATTTTGCTTACCTTAGCAGTGGGAAAACAACAAAAACTGCATCTATTTTAATTAATAAAATATGCTTTTTTGTTCATTAATATGACTTGGTTAAAAAAAATATAACCATTGCAAATCTTTAATAGCCTACACAAACGGGTAGTTTTTCACTTGATTCTATTATAACTGTTTTTTATACTCATTTTATCTGTATCTAATCTTTCGTTTCCAAGTCTCGTATTTTTAGTAAGCCTCTTTTGGCAAGATAATTTAAAATACCATCCAAATAATTTTCAAGGTCAGCTTTCTTTTTAAGTAGTAAATTTAATTTTTCTGCGGTTTTGTTTTCTTCTTAGTCATATTCATGGGCTAACTCATTTCTCTGTTCTCTCAATTCTTTCTAATTGTCATAATTTTTAACTATTTCTAACTGTTCTAACCTGTTGAAGATATCAATTGCTGATTTATTTAATACGTTTTCACCCAATGATACTAAAACCGCCTTAAAAAGTTTTTGCCAATTGTATCTTGAAATTTTGAAAACCTATAGGTTACTTGGTCAATAAAAGCTAGTTCCTCATCACTTAATTTTGATAAGAGTTCCCCCGTAAAGGGTGTATGATATAATATTATTTGATAAGCATAATTCATTCTCTTGGCATGCTTTTGACATTCTTTAACCACTGACTTGAGAATTTCTTCACTCTTTTTCATAATGGAATTCCCTCTTCTTTAGCTGCTCGATAAATGTACTTATCACCAGTAAAATTATTAATTACGATATCAATTTTTTGTTCGCCCAGTTCTTTATGAAGTTTTCTAAGCAGCTTGATTTTTTTCTCAAATACATGGTCTTTTATATCTGTCTCTATGTATAAATCAATATCCCCGCCTTTTTTATTATCATCAGTCCGCGACCCAAAAAGAAAGACTTGAGTGCTCTCCCCAAAATAGTACTTGACTGCGCTTTTGATAATTTCAATATATTCTTTCTTTAACCTCATTTTATTCAATCCTCCATATTTTCAGAAAAGTCGCTCGAAAATTTAATACTATTCTCTATTTTGTTTAGTAGTAAATTTATTCAAACAATAAAAGAATGTAAAAGAAAAGCACACTCACGAA encodes:
- a CDS encoding T9SS type A sorting domain-containing protein translates to MKRFSFLFLVLFISSSLLTAQDVFQRTSTIPILKYETGGGGFGGVIAGVDFDGDGRTEIYACNTNFVDRDGELIPRIYKFEWNEATATWDSVWSAVAPLTLQNTWPALTWGDLDKDGKPEIYWGPVNYSPYPELPRILVYEYPGDGSDNMGVDDGFGGFNPNASTPIVKGDGINLRPIKFEIRDIDNDGTDELIFVERGNSYQYGVLSVSNIPDNGDGSETWTLEASGFNDPNLSGTGAKYDFSIIGNIIYLFGGNGLVYPVKYADGTWTSLPPLHGVANEYGSFKGSVTADLDGDGVDEIVLGGWGNPTRVFVLKQAGDTLQTFDVTDTLIDVHTLNGAAKGDLDSDGKLDFVFGTRGSPASVPNNAVLRVEFQGGDISDRANYKTSIIDSLLVPAPGGTGGQLDVVYIANIDGDTDDEVLYTQGYTRGVSNDTTADLAIVELKHTPTAVREITRGELPTNIYLEQNYPNPFNPTTIIRFGLSVSTNVTLKVYDILGREVTTLISNEQMNAGKFEIKFDASGLASGTYIYKLTAGNNVISKKMQLIK
- a CDS encoding nucleotidyltransferase domain-containing protein codes for the protein MRLKKEYIEIIKSAVKYYFGESTQVFLFGSRTDDNKKGGDIDLYIETDIKDHVFEKKIKLLRKLHKELGEQKIDIVINNFTGDKYIYRAAKEEGIPL